One Algibacter sp. L3A6 genomic region harbors:
- a CDS encoding DUF1592 domain-containing protein, translating to MKRTLLIAIVFTIVLFGLFLIPLSGEVDNTFVFFLGRFHPIILHLPIGALIVLFFMEIINSFRPELNLDSACKLLLWFSVFSIIPTLILGFLLASSGHYNEDVLGFHKWLGWFTALIAVWLLVVRQNSVNKEENKVSKSYKIFLFINVVLLSLTGHYGGSLTHGSTYLTKHMPSGLKAVLGVDGSEDDYIALNTESDSTSQEAVDFKTKVQPVMETYCFECHGVDKQKGDVRLDVLHWDMINGHDAEGWHSALDMINSGEMPPKDEPQLSDEERRAVVDWMTQNLEKAAIVKNNANKGVMRRLTKKQYTNTLNELLGVNVNFGDVLPDDGKSEMGYSNNGSILQTSALHIDYYQKIAREALDKAIVFGEKPEAKRYKVTLGKNIGDGKTGAEYGGYQTAAISNKDLQVDILDDEGRAVKMGPNKTKDSIKRLKNKIGIGMRGSASNRYSVVAEGMLLNSALPAREVTPKSWQGPSPNLKLLVKEDFPRTGDFVFRVEASKGYLSESVERLIDLRKVEPARKTPKAVRISAKDIKKAKGFVLKDNRWLVAENVATNVKTQFKYHVPKSGIYQVDLIHPYVSEDAMPSYQLSLLGNNKEGRVGERLYMDKSLVNADEIITPVTLAYLSEGEHKAYIGGKFFVGFSDIVLTPIPEDDPLPKILAEEAERNNLKYADVNPSIQVFAGARTDDGMDYKTFDNSVEVTAAMGEYQMFEFKGRLENLPIPLGSAQVSGDLANILTVGLWNNHLVKDGSFNGPPLLVKSVEFEAPYNPVWPPNSHTQLFFDSPNKANAELYTEEVLTSFMERAFRRPLNDGELNRYMDFWRSVKDDFERYEDGVKEVMVAVLCSPNFIYLFEPEVPEDDKSKKSTDEFYLASQLSYFLWNSPPDERLNNLASTGDLYDELPEQIERMVDDERITRMIHSFSYEWLRLDRHKSMDTDVGMYRDYTRFVKEDMFKETYEFIQHILKNDLSIMNFIDSDFAMLNQNLAEFYGIDDVKGNEFRPVTLPKEAHRGGLLSQGSFLNGHSDGVQAHPIKRAVWLKEKILGDSPPPPPPNVPELATDTPGFEKMTLKEQLFLHRNKTSCLDCHHKIDPFGVVFENYDAVGRYQTIAKGKPIDVKSKLPDGTEIEGVQGIKDYILRMKQDDFTRALVENIYAYALGRDVSFADQKEIDRIVEEVIEDDYRFKTVIEQVVLSPSFYKKEQNWFNKIFGS from the coding sequence ATGAAACGCACGTTGTTAATTGCAATTGTTTTCACAATAGTCCTTTTCGGACTCTTCTTAATTCCGCTAAGCGGTGAAGTAGATAATACATTTGTATTCTTTTTGGGTAGATTTCACCCTATAATTCTTCATTTACCAATAGGCGCTTTAATTGTGCTGTTTTTCATGGAAATTATTAACAGTTTCCGCCCAGAATTAAATCTAGATTCAGCATGTAAACTTTTACTTTGGTTTTCGGTTTTTAGTATTATTCCAACACTTATTTTAGGTTTTCTTTTAGCGTCTTCGGGTCATTATAATGAAGACGTACTAGGTTTTCATAAATGGTTAGGTTGGTTTACGGCGCTTATAGCTGTTTGGTTGCTTGTTGTAAGACAAAATTCTGTTAATAAAGAGGAAAATAAAGTATCCAAATCTTATAAAATATTTTTATTTATAAATGTTGTTCTATTGTCTTTAACAGGGCATTATGGAGGTTCTTTAACGCACGGATCGACGTACTTAACCAAACACATGCCATCTGGTTTAAAAGCCGTTTTAGGTGTCGATGGAAGCGAAGACGACTACATTGCGCTTAATACAGAAAGTGATTCGACTTCACAAGAAGCTGTAGATTTTAAAACGAAAGTTCAACCTGTGATGGAAACCTATTGTTTTGAATGTCATGGCGTTGATAAGCAAAAAGGTGATGTGCGCTTAGATGTTTTGCATTGGGATATGATAAATGGTCACGATGCAGAAGGCTGGCATTCTGCCTTAGATATGATAAATTCTGGCGAAATGCCTCCAAAAGATGAACCACAACTAAGTGATGAAGAGCGTCGCGCTGTAGTAGATTGGATGACGCAGAATTTAGAGAAAGCTGCCATAGTAAAAAACAACGCTAATAAAGGTGTTATGCGCAGGTTAACCAAAAAGCAATACACCAATACACTTAATGAATTGCTTGGTGTAAACGTTAATTTTGGTGATGTGTTACCAGATGATGGAAAGTCTGAAATGGGTTATAGTAATAACGGAAGCATTCTTCAAACATCGGCACTGCATATCGATTATTATCAAAAAATTGCTCGTGAAGCATTAGATAAGGCCATTGTTTTTGGAGAAAAACCAGAAGCTAAGCGTTACAAAGTAACCTTAGGAAAAAATATTGGAGATGGCAAAACAGGTGCTGAATATGGTGGTTACCAAACAGCTGCTATAAGCAATAAAGATTTGCAAGTAGATATTTTGGATGACGAGGGAAGAGCTGTTAAAATGGGGCCAAATAAAACCAAAGACAGTATAAAACGCCTAAAAAACAAAATAGGTATTGGTATGCGTGGTTCAGCCAGTAACCGTTATAGTGTTGTTGCCGAAGGCATGTTGTTAAATTCTGCTTTACCAGCAAGAGAGGTTACACCAAAATCTTGGCAAGGGCCTTCACCAAATTTAAAATTATTAGTAAAAGAAGATTTTCCAAGAACGGGCGATTTTGTTTTTCGTGTAGAAGCTTCCAAAGGATACCTTTCAGAATCTGTAGAACGTTTAATTGATTTAAGAAAAGTTGAGCCTGCTAGAAAAACTCCAAAAGCAGTGCGTATTTCTGCTAAGGATATAAAAAAAGCAAAAGGATTTGTTTTGAAAGATAACCGTTGGTTAGTTGCAGAAAATGTGGCTACCAATGTAAAAACTCAGTTTAAGTATCATGTGCCAAAATCGGGTATTTATCAGGTAGATTTAATACATCCATATGTATCAGAAGATGCTATGCCATCCTATCAATTAAGTCTTTTAGGTAATAATAAAGAGGGGCGTGTTGGTGAGCGTTTATATATGGATAAAAGTCTTGTAAATGCAGATGAAATTATTACGCCCGTAACTTTAGCATATTTATCTGAAGGGGAGCACAAAGCCTATATTGGCGGTAAGTTTTTTGTAGGTTTTAGCGATATTGTACTTACACCGATACCGGAAGACGATCCATTACCAAAAATACTAGCAGAAGAAGCTGAAAGAAATAATTTAAAGTATGCCGATGTTAATCCGTCTATTCAAGTTTTTGCAGGTGCAAGAACGGATGATGGTATGGATTACAAAACCTTTGATAATTCTGTAGAAGTCACAGCAGCAATGGGCGAGTATCAAATGTTTGAATTTAAAGGCAGGTTAGAGAATTTACCAATTCCGTTAGGTAGTGCACAAGTAAGTGGCGATTTAGCAAACATACTCACCGTCGGTCTTTGGAATAATCATTTGGTTAAAGATGGTAGTTTTAATGGTCCGCCATTATTAGTGAAATCCGTAGAGTTTGAAGCACCATATAATCCGGTTTGGCCACCAAATAGCCACACACAATTATTTTTCGATTCACCGAATAAAGCAAACGCAGAATTGTATACAGAAGAAGTGCTAACCAGTTTTATGGAACGCGCTTTTAGACGTCCGCTTAATGATGGTGAGTTAAATAGATATATGGATTTTTGGCGTAGTGTTAAAGATGATTTCGAGCGTTATGAAGATGGCGTTAAGGAAGTTATGGTTGCTGTACTTTGTTCACCTAATTTTATATATTTATTTGAACCTGAGGTTCCTGAAGACGATAAATCTAAAAAATCTACAGATGAATTTTATTTAGCCTCACAATTGTCGTATTTTTTATGGAATTCACCACCAGATGAAAGACTGAATAATTTGGCATCTACAGGTGATTTATATGATGAGTTACCAGAGCAAATTGAGCGTATGGTAGATGATGAAAGAATTACAAGAATGATTCATTCGTTTTCTTATGAGTGGCTTCGTTTAGATCGTCATAAAAGTATGGATACCGATGTGGGTATGTATAGAGATTATACACGTTTTGTGAAAGAAGATATGTTTAAAGAAACCTATGAGTTTATTCAGCATATATTAAAAAACGATTTAAGCATCATGAATTTTATTGATTCAGATTTCGCTATGCTGAATCAAAACTTAGCCGAATTTTATGGTATTGATGATGTAAAAGGAAATGAGTTTAGACCGGTAACTTTACCAAAAGAAGCGCATCGCGGTGGTTTACTATCTCAAGGTTCATTTTTAAATGGGCATTCCGATGGTGTGCAAGCGCATCCTATTAAAAGAGCGGTTTGGTTGAAAGAAAAAATATTGGGCGATTCGCCACCACCACCACCACCAAATGTACCCGAGTTGGCAACCGATACGCCTGGCTTTGAGAAAATGACTCTAAAAGAGCAGTTGTTTTTACATAGAAATAAAACATCTTGTTTAGATTGTCATCATAAAATTGATCCGTTTGGAGTTGTTTTTGAAAATTATGATGCCGTTGGAAGGTATCAAACCATAGCCAAAGGAAAGCCAATTGATGTGAAATCTAAATTACCTGATGGTACCGAAATTGAAGGTGTACAGGGTATTAAAGATTATATTTTAAGGATGAAGCAAGACGATTTCACTCGGGCATTAGTAGAAAATATTTATGCTTACGCTTTAGGGCGAGATGTTAGTTTCGCAGATCAAAAAGAAATAGATAGAATAGTAGAAGAAGTTATAGAAGATGATTATCGTTTTAAAACGGTTATAGAACAAGTGGTTTTAAGTCCGTCTTTCTATAAAAAAGAACAAAATTGGTTTAACAAAATATTTGGATCATGA
- a CDS encoding glycosyl hydrolase family 95 catalytic domain-containing protein, translating to MKKIIQITFILSVLVCKSQIVSDINWPGFMAQHDLVWEEIPKQWNEGGFVGNGQVGMMIYANLDDNRLDFHVGRQDVTDHRKAPNKKTSMGVKGANLFDYSRLDIGSMVLRPAGKILDIKVRQDLWNAEIRGTIITDLGEITFRAFTPYNRMLNVVEVHSTETKSNKTVDYSWEWLAGLPISPRIIAKPSALKEKDYALNPKPDIKMVDGINVCEQSLLAGGDYATAWTDKPSDGNKSTMYIAVANEIPASYVSAKVAAKTVTGAVITSMKTIEEEHRTWWHNYFQKSFLSIPDARMESFYWIQIYKMATCSRADGPALDLMGPFLKNTSWPGLWWNLNVQLTYWPFNASNHLDIAENFITLIDDNFDMMLPSKRGKNFGDFAWAMHNYWLIYSYRGDAEAIRDKWLPKAMKIAEVYETKMIRNADNKIELTAMGSPEYGGFKAFPNTNYNLALVRWVLNTLINTSETHDLNTNEVKKWKGLLADLITYPEDENGLMIGSNQPVDISHRHYSHLLGLYPLFQLNPDDLKVRTLVDKSVVHWHQIDESKGLVGYSYTGGASLYAALGRGDDANKMLQQFLDGNIQSAMLLPNTFYMEGHGRNPVIETPLSAASSIIELFLQSWGNKIRVFPATPNSFQDVSFKDLRAEGGFLVSASRKAGITEFVKIESLAGNICRLKVSDWKKAIQISKGSKIKIIKVENGEFQIELKKGESIVLASNKAVKPIISVISNSKSDINYYGVKKGKSYTEVYEYPVPNFDLKAKE from the coding sequence ATGAAAAAAATAATTCAAATTACATTTATATTATCAGTTCTTGTTTGTAAATCTCAGATTGTATCAGATATAAATTGGCCAGGATTTATGGCACAACACGATTTGGTTTGGGAAGAAATTCCGAAGCAATGGAACGAAGGTGGTTTTGTTGGAAACGGACAAGTTGGTATGATGATTTATGCCAATTTAGATGATAATAGATTAGATTTTCATGTTGGCCGTCAAGATGTTACCGATCATAGAAAAGCGCCTAATAAGAAGACTTCTATGGGTGTAAAAGGTGCTAATTTATTCGATTATTCTCGTCTTGATATTGGAAGTATGGTGCTTCGACCTGCGGGGAAAATATTGGATATTAAAGTTCGTCAAGATTTATGGAACGCCGAAATTCGCGGAACTATAATTACAGACCTCGGAGAAATTACTTTTAGAGCATTTACACCTTATAATAGAATGTTAAATGTTGTTGAAGTGCATTCTACCGAAACTAAATCGAATAAAACCGTAGATTATAGCTGGGAGTGGCTAGCTGGTTTGCCTATTTCACCTCGAATTATTGCTAAGCCGTCTGCTTTAAAAGAAAAAGATTACGCATTAAACCCGAAACCAGATATAAAAATGGTAGATGGTATTAATGTTTGCGAACAATCTTTATTAGCAGGAGGTGATTATGCTACAGCTTGGACGGATAAACCTTCTGATGGTAACAAATCTACAATGTATATTGCTGTCGCTAATGAAATTCCAGCAAGTTATGTTTCGGCAAAAGTTGCTGCAAAAACGGTTACAGGTGCCGTAATCACTTCAATGAAAACTATTGAAGAAGAACACAGAACTTGGTGGCATAACTATTTTCAAAAATCGTTTTTGTCTATTCCAGATGCACGCATGGAATCTTTTTATTGGATTCAAATATATAAAATGGCAACTTGCTCGCGTGCCGATGGTCCTGCTTTAGATTTAATGGGACCTTTTCTTAAAAATACAAGTTGGCCAGGTTTATGGTGGAATTTAAATGTGCAGTTAACGTATTGGCCATTTAATGCGAGTAATCATTTAGATATTGCTGAGAATTTTATAACCTTGATAGACGATAATTTTGATATGATGTTGCCAAGTAAACGTGGTAAAAACTTTGGTGATTTTGCTTGGGCGATGCACAATTATTGGTTAATTTATAGTTACAGAGGCGATGCCGAAGCTATTCGAGATAAGTGGTTACCAAAAGCTATGAAAATAGCCGAAGTGTATGAAACTAAAATGATTAGAAATGCGGATAACAAAATTGAATTAACAGCAATGGGTTCCCCAGAATATGGAGGTTTTAAAGCATTTCCGAATACAAACTATAATTTAGCTTTAGTACGTTGGGTATTAAATACTTTAATAAATACGAGTGAAACTCATGATTTAAATACTAATGAAGTTAAAAAATGGAAAGGGCTTTTAGCCGATTTAATTACCTATCCTGAAGATGAAAATGGATTAATGATTGGAAGTAATCAACCTGTTGATATTTCTCACAGACACTATTCTCATTTATTAGGTTTATATCCGCTATTTCAATTAAATCCAGACGATCTAAAAGTTAGAACTTTAGTTGATAAATCTGTAGTGCATTGGCATCAAATTGATGAAAGTAAAGGCTTGGTGGGTTATTCTTATACCGGTGGAGCTTCATTATACGCAGCTTTAGGTCGTGGAGATGATGCTAATAAAATGCTTCAACAATTTTTAGATGGTAATATACAAAGTGCGATGTTATTACCGAATACATTTTACATGGAAGGGCATGGACGTAACCCCGTTATAGAAACACCTTTAAGTGCGGCTTCGAGTATTATCGAGTTGTTTCTACAAAGTTGGGGAAATAAAATTAGAGTGTTTCCGGCAACACCTAATAGTTTTCAGGATGTAAGTTTTAAAGATTTACGAGCAGAAGGTGGTTTTTTAGTAAGTGCATCGCGCAAGGCTGGTATAACTGAATTTGTAAAAATTGAAAGTCTAGCAGGAAATATATGTAGATTAAAAGTGAGTGATTGGAAAAAAGCTATACAAATTTCTAAAGGTTCAAAAATTAAAATTATTAAGGTTGAAAATGGCGAATTTCAAATAGAACTTAAAAAAGGAGAATCTATAGTTTTAGCTTCAAACAAAGCTGTAAAACCAATAATTTCTGTGATATCCAATTCTAAAAGTGATATCAATTATTATGGTGTTAAAAAAGGTAAATCGTATACAGAAGTTTATGAATACCCGGTGCCTAATTTCGATTTAAAAGCAAAGGAATAA
- a CDS encoding heparinase II/III family protein, with product MNVLSLKFKVGSRQFLIGLFCCLINTWCYAYSSTSEVVLSSSLQTQAAKANEIITYNFQLKNRKSTSETYTLNVKHPRELASENILSVASITLESNGSYNGTLKVTVSDRIPLGGQEASIIELKDSEGHIIETLEFISVRSKPHPFLLATNTVFEEAKQKIKNYTWAKQNLDNMLKELDEFEFPERKIVSKPRPTKIWSSFDYSASHGEKAFQLALAYKLTGKAVYKQKVISLIKAVFDKTEGYLSIGAATNGVQVHEGNFFLFISAACDILYNEPELSSTDKENIEASFRYYLELNKKHMDGLGIMNHQASANAGAIFVALYLQDIPQLEYLTEADGGMADQIGKGVMADGWWFEGTGNYCYLVVQRYTLVAQAFENYGMDLYHRRFPTKFKSKDFENAKEGFTGMKFDNWGPTGKNTRGLEDMVTPYVPFMDENAYLVSTNDSDLKAPNEFYELAYREYKFNDLAWVISKTERDSWVSLMYGVPELPEVKDPRTGSDFRENIGLVALRSQGQKETPENQIQAFLKYGTHGGWHGQFDRASLAALDRNGHKYFGSEMVWYGYGNPGYKECVQTSATHNMVIVDELQQEAVPSEQLLFYKGDIMQASVVETNARWRQIPRWNAEKFPPWDDTDYANGFNPIQQRRISIVTNDYVILADYMKSDKKHNYDWLIHPVGFSSIEGVKKKGNSLEKLSTDGNSPYKYFEHAQWYNSKKGAKVEFIEGEHKLDVYTLWPKKSEIVISNYPNGGKQRRIRNNPDRRTYGVRVNEKEVVFLSVIEPYKRESSIKKIESASENEITVTLKDGKVQTISIENLKGTLPKIKITETLGDTVKTEITK from the coding sequence ATGAACGTTTTATCATTAAAATTCAAAGTAGGTTCAAGACAGTTTTTAATAGGGCTGTTTTGTTGTTTAATTAATACATGGTGTTATGCATATTCATCTACTTCAGAAGTAGTTTTAAGCAGCTCATTACAAACCCAAGCAGCAAAAGCTAATGAAATTATAACCTATAATTTTCAACTAAAAAATAGAAAAAGTACTTCGGAAACTTATACTCTTAACGTGAAACATCCGAGAGAATTGGCTAGTGAAAATATACTAAGTGTCGCATCAATAACTTTAGAATCTAACGGAAGTTATAACGGCACGCTAAAGGTTACAGTTAGCGATAGAATACCTTTAGGCGGACAAGAAGCAAGTATAATAGAACTAAAAGATTCCGAAGGGCATATTATCGAAACATTAGAGTTTATATCTGTTAGAAGTAAACCGCATCCATTTTTGTTGGCAACTAATACTGTTTTTGAAGAAGCCAAACAAAAGATAAAAAACTATACTTGGGCTAAGCAAAACTTAGATAATATGTTGAAGGAACTTGATGAGTTTGAGTTTCCTGAACGTAAAATTGTTAGTAAACCAAGGCCAACCAAAATATGGTCAAGCTTTGATTATAGTGCAAGCCATGGCGAAAAAGCATTTCAGCTGGCATTAGCTTACAAATTAACGGGAAAGGCTGTTTACAAGCAAAAAGTAATCAGCTTAATTAAAGCAGTTTTCGATAAAACTGAAGGTTACTTATCTATTGGTGCGGCTACTAACGGTGTGCAGGTTCATGAAGGGAATTTCTTTTTATTTATATCCGCAGCTTGCGATATTCTTTACAATGAACCAGAATTATCTAGTACAGATAAAGAGAATATTGAAGCTTCCTTTCGTTATTATTTAGAGTTGAATAAAAAACACATGGATGGTTTGGGGATAATGAATCATCAAGCAAGTGCTAATGCAGGGGCTATATTTGTTGCATTATATTTACAAGATATACCACAGTTAGAATATTTGACCGAAGCTGATGGAGGCATGGCAGACCAAATAGGTAAAGGAGTCATGGCCGATGGCTGGTGGTTTGAAGGTACAGGGAATTATTGTTATTTAGTGGTGCAACGTTATACTTTGGTGGCCCAAGCTTTTGAGAATTATGGCATGGATTTATACCACAGACGCTTTCCTACTAAATTTAAAAGTAAAGATTTTGAGAATGCAAAAGAAGGTTTTACTGGGATGAAATTTGACAATTGGGGCCCAACCGGAAAAAACACCAGAGGACTTGAAGATATGGTTACGCCTTACGTACCTTTTATGGACGAAAATGCGTATTTGGTATCGACTAACGATTCGGATTTAAAAGCACCAAATGAGTTTTACGAACTGGCGTATCGCGAATATAAATTCAACGATTTAGCTTGGGTTATTAGTAAAACAGAACGTGATTCGTGGGTATCTTTAATGTATGGGGTTCCTGAACTTCCTGAAGTGAAAGATCCTAGAACGGGATCAGATTTTAGAGAAAATATTGGTTTGGTAGCATTGCGCTCGCAAGGCCAAAAAGAGACTCCTGAAAATCAAATTCAAGCCTTTCTTAAATATGGAACGCATGGCGGTTGGCACGGGCAATTTGATAGAGCAAGTTTAGCGGCTCTAGATCGAAACGGGCATAAATATTTTGGTTCCGAAATGGTTTGGTACGGTTACGGAAATCCAGGATATAAAGAGTGTGTACAAACTTCTGCAACCCATAATATGGTTATTGTTGATGAACTTCAGCAAGAGGCTGTGCCTTCGGAACAGTTACTATTTTATAAAGGGGATATCATGCAAGCTTCGGTGGTAGAAACTAATGCTAGATGGCGACAAATTCCGCGTTGGAATGCTGAAAAGTTTCCACCATGGGACGATACGGATTATGCTAACGGTTTTAATCCTATTCAGCAACGAAGAATTTCTATCGTTACAAACGATTATGTAATTCTTGCCGATTATATGAAATCGGATAAAAAACATAATTACGATTGGCTAATTCATCCCGTAGGGTTTTCTTCTATTGAAGGCGTTAAAAAGAAAGGTAATTCACTTGAAAAGTTAAGCACAGATGGAAATTCGCCTTATAAATATTTTGAACATGCGCAGTGGTATAACTCTAAAAAAGGAGCAAAAGTGGAGTTTATTGAGGGCGAACATAAACTAGATGTATATACACTTTGGCCTAAAAAATCTGAAATTGTAATTAGTAACTACCCGAATGGCGGTAAGCAACGCCGCATTAGAAATAATCCGGATAGACGCACTTATGGCGTTCGTGTAAACGAAAAAGAAGTTGTTTTTCTGAGTGTAATTGAACCTTACAAAAGGGAATCTTCAATAAAAAAAATAGAATCTGCTTCTGAAAACGAAATTACGGTAACCTTAAAAGATGGTAAAGTACAAACCATAAGTATCGAAAATTTAAAAGGAACGCTTCCGAAGATAAAAATTACTGAAACGCTTGGTGATACAGTGAAAACTGAAATAACGAAATAA